TGATATGTGTTTCCTCCAATAGTTCTTGTTGTAGAACGCTCTTTGGTTGTAGGTGTTAATTTTAATTTTTGAGTTTTGTCTTTTCTACTGACAATTAAATGCACGTGAGAGTTAATTCCTGGTTTTAAATCTCCTGTTTTATAAATACCTTTTAGAACTTCATCATCTATTCCTTTAAACTTTCTAAAATGTTCTATCTTGGCAAAATAAACCAAGTCGTTACCAGATTTTAGTCCTTTGTTTTCTCTGTTAAAGTTCTTTGCATAATTTGTCATTATCAATTTTGTATACTCTTTAATTTTGTTATTATACAATTCATATTCTTGGATGTTTAATTCCCAAACATTTTTAGCATCTTTTTTATCTGTAACCGATTGTATAATGTGTTTTAGTTCTTCTTTACTAAAGTTGATTGTTGGTGCAAAATATTTAGCATCCTTTTTGCCTAATTTCTTAATATTACTATCTATAGTAGAAATGACTTGGTTGGTACTAATATTGTTTTCTGAATGTGAAAAAAAGAATTGTTTTCTGCTTTCAATTTTTCTTTTATCATTAATTGAATTCGTTTTTTTTAAAAGCTTATCTAAATCATTATTTTCTTTTTCTAGATACATAGCTAGATCACTACAACTAGAAGTATTTGTAGCGCCTAGTGTACTATGTGGTTTACTAATTGGCATTATTCAAAAAGAGATTTAAGAGTTCCTTTTATTCCTGACTTGTTTTTAGTATCTATTAGTTGAGCTATTTCGATAAAAGCTTCTTGTTGTTTGTTTATTTTTATTTCAACTTTGTTTAACTCTTCTTTAAGTTCGCTCAGCTCTTTTGTAATAATTTTTGTTCTATCTCTATCTAAATTATTTACTTTTATTATAGCATCTTGTACCCATTTTGATAAAATAGAAAATTGTTCTTTTTGTTCTTTAGATTGCTGAAATACCTCGCTTCTTAAAGGCTTTAAAATATCTCGTTCTTGTACTTTTAAAAACGATACAATTCTCTTGTCTAAAACCTTTATCATAGCAGCAGGGTTCTCATTAATTGCTTCTATAGGATTAATACCTGTTTTCTTAAAATAAAGAATCATAGATTCAATTAAATCACCATATTGAGAGCCAAAAGTTTTAGAAATCTTCACCAGTTCTTTATGATGAAATTCTTTAATTAAGATGCTT
The nucleotide sequence above comes from Polaribacter butkevichii. Encoded proteins:
- a CDS encoding DUF5712 family protein, producing MPISKPHSTLGATNTSSCSDLAMYLEKENNDLDKLLKKTNSINDKRKIESRKQFFFSHSENNISTNQVISTIDSNIKKLGKKDAKYFAPTINFSKEELKHIIQSVTDKKDAKNVWELNIQEYELYNNKIKEYTKLIMTNYAKNFNRENKGLKSGNDLVYFAKIEHFRKFKGIDDEVLKGIYKTGDLKPGINSHVHLIVSRKDKTQKLKLTPTTKERSTTRTIGGNTYHVGFDRMKWINMNEKSFDDFFQYKRKEREKFINQYILKNGSPKEKAALLKEIETKEQVIENTQNYVKNNTRNTSKRWRW
- a CDS encoding BfmA/BtgA family mobilization protein, whose protein sequence is MKKKSILIKEFHHKELVKISKTFGSQYGDLIESMILYFKKTGINPIEAINENPAAMIKVLDKRIVSFLKVQERDILKPLRSEVFQQSKEQKEQFSILSKWVQDAIIKVNNLDRDRTKIITKELSELKEELNKVEIKINKQQEAFIEIAQLIDTKNKSGIKGTLKSLFE